A DNA window from Parabacteroides johnsonii DSM 18315 contains the following coding sequences:
- a CDS encoding aldo/keto reductase, translated as MEDFNRRDFIKGVVGAGISLITADSLASVSMDLARIKNPYDAKGLPTTELGKTGVIIPKMVLGLGSRFCHIDEDEEAYEMLNYALDNGFYYWDTAHAYDNTIAVPPGKKKSPRHIISEVRVGEVVKYRRKEIFLSTKVTAREPAESMKEIELSLKRLNTDKLDMLKIHDVQSIEDVNQMSRKGYLIDILHRLKEEGITRFIGFSGHGDAQALKELANRGDFDSMLVAMNHWNPKQPSPRQEIAVPAGKKNKMGVLIMKAVRPKETIPGLHAPDLIRYALSLKGPDAVVIGMDSKAVVNSNLEILRNFKKLSPEQMKELAVQLEPFYRHENLPWMQDNYIDGMWETISV; from the coding sequence ATGGAAGATTTCAACAGAAGAGATTTTATCAAAGGAGTAGTCGGTGCGGGGATTTCATTAATCACGGCAGACAGCTTAGCTTCTGTATCGATGGACCTGGCAAGAATAAAGAACCCCTATGATGCCAAAGGATTGCCAACTACGGAGCTGGGAAAAACAGGTGTCATCATCCCTAAAATGGTTTTAGGATTGGGAAGCCGGTTCTGCCATATCGACGAAGATGAAGAAGCGTACGAGATGCTAAACTATGCTCTTGACAACGGTTTCTATTATTGGGATACGGCACACGCCTACGATAATACCATCGCTGTTCCTCCCGGAAAGAAAAAATCTCCCCGCCATATTATCAGTGAAGTACGTGTAGGAGAAGTAGTCAAATACAGGCGGAAAGAGATATTTCTTTCGACCAAAGTGACAGCCCGCGAACCAGCAGAATCCATGAAAGAAATTGAACTGAGTTTAAAACGGCTCAATACGGATAAATTGGATATGTTGAAAATACATGACGTTCAATCCATCGAGGATGTCAATCAAATGAGTCGTAAAGGATATTTAATCGACATTCTCCATCGGTTGAAGGAGGAAGGCATCACCCGTTTTATCGGTTTTTCCGGACATGGTGATGCACAGGCCTTAAAAGAATTGGCAAACAGGGGAGATTTTGACAGCATGCTTGTCGCTATGAACCATTGGAACCCTAAGCAACCTTCACCCCGCCAGGAAATTGCTGTTCCCGCCGGTAAGAAAAATAAAATGGGCGTACTCATCATGAAGGCTGTACGTCCCAAGGAGACGATCCCCGGACTGCATGCTCCCGATCTCATCAGATATGCCCTTTCGCTAAAAGGGCCGGATGCCGTCGTAATCGGTATGGACAGTAAAGCGGTAGTAAACTCCAACTTGGAAATCCTCCGCAATTTCAAGAAACTGTCGCCAGAACAGATGAAAGAACTGGCCGTACAGCTTGAACCGTTCTATCGTCATGAGAATCTTCCTTGGATGCAGGATAATTATATAGACGGTATGTGGGAAACAATATCCGTATAA
- a CDS encoding RagB/SusD family nutrient uptake outer membrane protein, with translation MTSCFDKFLEEDVYDFLSPNNFYKTEADAEAAVNAIYSRLVSSEDNDISFHRAALMIGEYPAECSSAQTSTVPYRLAFEFYTWTPNTDGIELVWKFFYQVVFRTNVAIENIPNIGGDPAKIKRLEGEARFMRGLAYLYLIRLFDNVPLTTASEQDDQNLPNMGTSDAVFKQIIEDLTFAESALPDSYTGTDVGRATKGAAQAFLAKTYLTMAGYPWNKTENYALAAAKCEDIIKSGNYDLDPNYAMNFKEAGEHNKEYIFDAEFQQNLNGSNWVNMSSIRDQNVCGMAGWSSFGGTMNFYEDMLKNNPGDKRLATNIILSFIDTKTGEEKIWGKDFDVNKGLVHTWKYIDPEETGVGDQNSNLNYHFTRYADVLLMHSEAVNNATGFSGSYDKYYGINLVRERAGLAGITNLDKDAFNKALIWERVVELCYEGHLWYDYKRMNCMEERVARKGVNIGTDKKYYVYPIPVNELSRNPKLEQHPLWK, from the coding sequence ATGACTTCCTGTTTTGATAAATTCCTGGAAGAAGACGTATACGATTTTCTTTCTCCAAACAACTTCTACAAAACGGAAGCAGATGCGGAAGCTGCTGTAAATGCCATATACAGCCGACTCGTATCCTCTGAAGACAATGATATCTCGTTTCACCGAGCCGCATTAATGATCGGAGAATACCCAGCGGAATGTTCATCCGCTCAAACCTCGACTGTGCCTTACCGGCTCGCATTCGAATTCTATACTTGGACTCCTAATACGGACGGTATAGAATTAGTTTGGAAATTCTTCTACCAGGTCGTTTTTCGTACGAATGTAGCGATTGAAAACATTCCGAATATCGGCGGCGATCCAGCCAAAATTAAGCGTTTAGAAGGAGAAGCACGGTTCATGAGAGGGCTTGCTTATCTCTACCTCATACGCTTGTTCGATAATGTACCGCTCACTACCGCATCCGAACAGGATGACCAAAACCTTCCGAATATGGGGACAAGCGATGCCGTATTCAAACAAATCATCGAAGATTTAACCTTTGCTGAATCTGCATTGCCGGATTCATATACTGGAACAGATGTAGGACGTGCCACCAAAGGGGCCGCTCAGGCATTTCTAGCCAAAACATATCTGACAATGGCCGGATATCCCTGGAACAAGACAGAAAATTATGCTTTGGCAGCTGCAAAATGCGAAGATATCATCAAATCGGGAAACTACGACCTGGATCCCAACTACGCCATGAATTTCAAAGAAGCCGGAGAGCACAACAAAGAATACATCTTCGATGCCGAATTTCAGCAGAATCTAAACGGATCGAATTGGGTAAATATGTCCAGCATACGTGACCAGAATGTTTGCGGTATGGCCGGCTGGTCCTCATTCGGAGGGACGATGAACTTCTATGAAGACATGTTAAAGAATAATCCAGGTGACAAACGTCTTGCCACCAACATCATCTTGTCCTTCATCGACACAAAAACAGGAGAGGAAAAAATATGGGGAAAAGACTTTGACGTAAACAAAGGATTGGTACATACTTGGAAATACATTGATCCGGAAGAGACGGGGGTCGGTGATCAGAATTCCAACCTGAATTACCATTTCACCCGCTACGCAGACGTGTTGCTGATGCACTCTGAAGCGGTCAATAACGCTACCGGATTCAGTGGTTCCTATGACAAATATTACGGTATCAACCTGGTAAGGGAACGTGCCGGTCTTGCAGGTATTACTAATTTGGACAAGGATGCATTCAATAAAGCGCTCATCTGGGAACGGGTCGTTGAATTATGCTACGAGGGTCATCTTTGGTATGATTATAAACGCATGAACTGCATGGAAGAGCGTGTTGCCCGCAAAGGGGTCAATATCGGAACAGACAAGAAATATTATGTATATCCGATTCCGGTTAACGAACTAAGTAGGAATCCGAAACTGGAGCAGCATCCGCTATGGAAATAA
- a CDS encoding SusC/RagA family TonB-linked outer membrane protein — translation MKKIIDSFRQVGIILAFLLSTTIMFAQQKVIGVVKSAHNEPLIGVNVVVKGSTQGTVTDLEGHYSIDVPDSKSILEFTYIGFVSQQVTVGDKSTIDITLIEDSKALEEVVVVGYGTVKKSDLTGAVSSIKSEELQKLPMTSLDQGIQGRAAGVQVTNTSGAPGGQVSIRVRGGNSLSSSNEPLYVIDGFPVGAGAMAEGNQNGAIANNGMVTINPNDIESIEILKDASSAAIYGSRGANGVVLITTKRGKTGKTKVTYDGYFGVQNIANKMEMMNGEEFATMSNIAAENGGVAPIYGGANEKWKEPSYYRNNSTDWQDLIFRTALMHNHQISLSGGSENNQYAVTGNFFDQDGIVINSDLKRASLRANIDSKISNWINVQTSLTASRTFSNVAFSEGDGAQGGGVINGALAIPSTMYVYNEDGTFSTMNQTPYGVTTGNPYALAELAKDKSTINRVIANVNIKFNLNKLTDGLALEIRGGTDYSNAFRDSYLPSTVFQGESDNGIATKGWNRRSVYLNENLLTYQKKFGIHSINAVAGLTIQYDEEIKGKTIVSGFVNDVLEDNSMGSASTTKGTPTSSRWSSQMASWLGRINYNYADRYLLTLTGRADGSSKFGVNNKWGFFPSAALAWRVTEEAFMEEADWLSNLKLRASYGLTGNQGFGSYSSVASLSQYSYNLGGDKATGFAPNKIPNSNLKWETTSNLDLGIDFGFINNRLNFNVDYYYKKTKDLLWNVSIPLSSGFGSIFSNHGTLRNWGIEASVSYDLITSNKPGAFTWNTILMYSMNRNKVLSMPDVTPGRPDGYLSGHLRVEGSWLEENYPVGIWKYYVYDGVFENQEMMDATIINTNGETVAKHPKALTTDGLGSPKFKDLNQDGKIDREDWAVIGDPNPDFIFSWTNNFTYKNFDLSIFINGSIGNDIMNLGRGEYAMVSPFASQRRDMLNYWTPANTQTDIPAPRLAPHAYLPLSSYMIEDGSYVRLKNIVLGYRFPIRKHIESLRLYVSAQNLFTITGYSGFDPEVNSKGQNNRQLGVDYNAYPTSKVFTMGVNIAF, via the coding sequence ATGAAAAAGATCATTGATTCATTTCGGCAAGTTGGCATCATACTTGCTTTTTTGTTGAGCACTACTATTATGTTTGCTCAACAAAAAGTGATAGGAGTCGTAAAAAGCGCACACAATGAACCGCTAATCGGTGTAAATGTAGTTGTAAAAGGGAGTACGCAAGGTACTGTTACAGATTTGGAGGGCCATTATTCCATCGATGTGCCCGACAGTAAATCGATATTAGAATTCACCTACATCGGTTTCGTCTCACAGCAGGTCACTGTTGGTGATAAATCGACCATCGACATTACGCTTATAGAAGATTCCAAAGCTCTTGAAGAGGTGGTCGTTGTAGGTTACGGTACGGTCAAGAAAAGCGACTTGACAGGCGCCGTATCATCGATCAAATCAGAAGAATTGCAAAAGTTACCGATGACCTCCTTAGACCAGGGTATCCAAGGAAGAGCAGCCGGTGTACAGGTCACCAACACATCTGGTGCTCCGGGAGGCCAGGTCTCCATTCGTGTACGTGGCGGAAATTCTCTTTCCAGCAGTAATGAACCCTTATATGTAATCGACGGATTCCCTGTCGGAGCAGGAGCGATGGCAGAAGGAAACCAAAACGGTGCAATCGCCAACAACGGAATGGTAACGATCAATCCAAATGATATCGAATCCATTGAAATATTAAAAGATGCATCATCTGCTGCCATCTATGGCTCCCGAGGAGCAAACGGAGTCGTTCTGATCACCACCAAACGAGGAAAAACAGGAAAAACCAAAGTAACGTATGACGGTTATTTCGGAGTCCAGAACATTGCTAATAAAATGGAGATGATGAATGGCGAAGAGTTTGCTACCATGTCCAATATTGCAGCCGAAAACGGAGGCGTTGCTCCCATTTACGGAGGAGCCAACGAGAAATGGAAAGAACCCTCTTATTACCGGAACAACAGTACGGATTGGCAAGATCTGATTTTCCGTACAGCTCTCATGCACAATCACCAAATAAGTTTGAGCGGAGGATCTGAAAACAATCAATATGCCGTCACCGGAAACTTCTTCGATCAAGACGGTATTGTGATCAACTCAGATCTGAAACGTGCATCCTTGAGAGCCAATATCGATTCTAAAATCTCGAACTGGATCAATGTACAAACATCGCTTACCGCAAGCCGGACCTTTTCGAATGTGGCCTTTTCTGAGGGCGACGGCGCACAAGGGGGAGGTGTGATCAACGGAGCATTGGCAATACCTTCCACCATGTATGTATATAACGAAGACGGGACATTTTCGACCATGAACCAGACTCCTTACGGAGTAACAACGGGCAACCCTTATGCCTTGGCTGAACTGGCAAAAGACAAGTCGACCATCAATCGTGTCATCGCAAATGTCAACATCAAATTTAATCTGAATAAGCTGACGGACGGACTCGCACTCGAAATCCGCGGAGGCACTGACTATTCGAATGCTTTTCGTGACTCGTATCTTCCTTCTACTGTATTCCAAGGAGAGAGTGATAACGGCATCGCAACCAAAGGCTGGAACAGACGTTCGGTTTATCTGAACGAGAACTTATTAACCTATCAGAAGAAATTCGGAATTCACTCCATCAATGCTGTTGCCGGTCTGACGATCCAGTATGACGAAGAGATAAAAGGAAAGACGATCGTTTCCGGCTTTGTAAACGACGTATTGGAAGATAACAGCATGGGGTCAGCAAGCACGACCAAAGGAACTCCGACCTCGTCCAGATGGTCTTCACAAATGGCTTCCTGGCTGGGACGTATTAACTACAACTATGCAGACCGGTATTTATTGACTTTGACTGGACGTGCCGACGGTTCCTCCAAATTCGGAGTCAATAACAAATGGGGATTCTTCCCGTCAGCAGCTTTAGCCTGGCGTGTTACGGAAGAAGCATTCATGGAAGAGGCAGACTGGCTTAGCAATCTGAAACTACGTGCTAGTTACGGTTTAACCGGTAATCAGGGATTCGGAAGTTACTCTTCCGTTGCCAGTTTGTCACAGTATTCTTATAATCTGGGCGGCGATAAAGCAACCGGATTCGCCCCGAATAAGATTCCGAATTCAAACTTGAAATGGGAAACCACCTCAAACTTAGACCTTGGTATAGATTTCGGCTTTATAAACAACCGACTGAACTTCAATGTCGACTATTACTACAAAAAGACGAAAGACCTTCTTTGGAACGTATCAATCCCTCTTTCTTCCGGATTTGGTTCTATCTTCAGCAATCACGGAACACTTCGTAACTGGGGTATCGAAGCCAGTGTCAGTTATGACCTGATCACCAGTAATAAACCGGGTGCTTTCACCTGGAATACCATACTTATGTATTCTATGAACCGAAATAAGGTATTGAGCATGCCTGATGTAACACCGGGCAGACCGGACGGATACCTCTCCGGGCACTTGAGAGTAGAAGGTAGCTGGCTGGAAGAAAATTATCCGGTAGGCATTTGGAAATATTATGTTTATGACGGCGTCTTTGAAAACCAAGAAATGATGGATGCTACTATCATAAATACCAATGGTGAAACCGTTGCCAAACATCCAAAAGCATTAACGACGGACGGGTTAGGTTCTCCTAAATTCAAAGACTTGAACCAGGATGGTAAAATTGACCGTGAAGACTGGGCAGTTATCGGAGATCCAAATCCCGATTTCATTTTCAGTTGGACAAACAACTTCACCTACAAGAATTTCGATTTAAGTATCTTCATTAACGGAAGTATCGGAAACGACATCATGAATCTCGGACGTGGAGAGTATGCAATGGTATCTCCGTTTGCATCACAACGCAGGGATATGCTGAACTACTGGACTCCGGCCAACACACAAACGGATATTCCAGCCCCACGCCTTGCACCACATGCTTATCTGCCATTGTCATCTTACATGATCGAAGATGGCTCGTATGTCCGCTTAAAAAATATCGTATTGGGATATCGTTTCCCGATCCGGAAACACATCGAGTCATTAAGGCTTTATGTCAGTGCCCAAAACCTGTTCACAATAACCGGCTATTCGGGTTTTGATCCGGAAGTGAACAGTAAAGGACAAAATAACCGTCAGTTAGGCGTAGACTACAATGCCTATCCAACAAGTAAAGTTTTTACAATGGGAGTAAACATTGCTTTTTAA